Proteins from a genomic interval of Medicago truncatula cultivar Jemalong A17 chromosome 3, MtrunA17r5.0-ANR, whole genome shotgun sequence:
- the LOC11411376 gene encoding non-classical arabinogalactan protein 30 has protein sequence MAATHFTIFSLLLLIVAFSYATEATIEKIDVVVETTVYCQTCEHSGTWSLNGAKPIPSAKVSVTCKNHKGHVSYYKVFQTDKNGYLYAQLEEFKMQHDILDHPLHACFVKPIWSPLEGCSLLANVNYGLNGSPLRYENKILRGRRYEAVIYAAGPLAFHPPDCSKTHY, from the coding sequence ATGGCTGCCACTCACTTCACCATCTTTTCTCTCTTGCTTCTCATTGTAGCATTCTCTTATGCTACTGAAGCTACAATAGAGAAAATAGATGTAGTTGTGGAAACTACAGTCTACTGTCAAACCTGTGAACATTCTGGAACCTGGTCTCTAAATGGAGCCAAGCCAATTCCTTCAGCCAAAGTAAGCGTCACCTGCAAAAACCACAAAGGTCATGTTAGTTACTACAAAGTCTTCCAAACAGACAAAAATGGTTACCTCTATGCACAACTAGAAGAGTTCAAAATGCAGCATGATATACTAGATCATCCACTCCATGCTTGCTTCGTGAAGCCTATTTGGTCGCCTCTTGAGGGTTGCAGCCTTCTCGCGAATGTTAATTATGGTTTGAATGGATCTCCTCTTCGTTATGAGAACAAGATATTGCGTGGAAGAAGGTATGAGGCTGTTATATATGCTGCTGGTCCCTTGGCTTTCCATCCTCCGGATTGCTCAAAGACTCACTACTAA
- the LOC11414327 gene encoding probable inactive serine/threonine-protein kinase bub1, which translates to MANVDELLSSSFSDINSYTGKDPLLPWLRGIKKMKDTLPSKTLKEKLPEFLQQCAKTFELDRRYRNDLRYLRVWLHLMDFVDDPSALLRTMEVNQIGTKRCQFYQAYALYYEKSKNYDEAEKMYHMGVKNLAEPVDELQKSYEQFLQRMKRKKKIQEMKAADRRVKAKNDESKKLRGDHTVVINKFVDTAMDGKSEAENACHHGLVDPTINMKEAMNAINSMFSEPLETVPLGKKLHKNNSKENCSSMNFEVFVDENLDKENKPSGSASLQHRNEGGKPQQESLQIHIDDEGHSEGSTSSVSKVNGFVFPRPKDVPSEKSRDMDAQKSHNSKFREDTVVRRFVGSAILDEPKVENACHHGLVDPTINMKEAMDDINNMFGKPIDFVRKKRSLKQENAPENNSGKEFGGFSILADDDDDLKQKQGGKPIDFVRKKRLMKQEKAPGNNSGKELSGFSILADDDLEQKQRPPLPKSRGKSKESDLFEPTLHTKEAMDDINMMFNMPLDF; encoded by the exons ATGGCGAACGTTGATGAACTCTTATCTTCCTCATTCTCAGATATTAACTCATACACCGGCAAAGACCCTCTTCTCCCTTGGCTCCG AGGAATCAAAAAGATGAAAGACACTCTTCCCTCAAAAACCCTCAAGGAAAAACTACCCGAGTTCTTGCAACAATGCGCCAAAACATTCGAGCTCGATCGACGTTACAGAAACGATTTACGTTATCTTCGTGTTTGGCTCCACTTG atggattttgttgatgaccCGAGTGCCTTGTTGAGAACCATGGAGGTTAATCAAATTGGAACTAAACGGTGTCAATTTTATCAAGCATATGCTCTTTACTACGAGAAGAGTAAGAATTATGATGAGGCAGAGAAAATGTATCATATGGGAGTTAAGAA CCTAGCAGAGCCTGTGGATGAACTGCAGAAATCTTATGAACAATTTCTTCAACGCATGAAGCGCAAGAAGAAAATTCAG GAAATGAAAGCTGCTGATAGACGCGTAAAGGCTAAAAATGATGAGAGCAAGAAACTTCGCGGTGATCATACAGTTGTAATCAACAAGTTTGTTGACACTGCCATGGATGGAAAGTCTGAAGCAGAAAATGCATGCCATCATGGACTGGTAGATCCTACAATAAATATGAAGGAGGCCATGAATGCCATTAACAGCATGTTCAGTGAGCCATTAGAGACTGTTCCTTTGGGCAAGAAATTACATAAGAacaattcaaaagaaaattgcAGTTCAATGAACTTTGAAgtttttgttgatgaaaatttggataaagaaaataaaccaaGCGGTTCCGCATCACTTCAGCACAGGAATGAAGGTGGCAAACCTCAACAAGAATCACTCCAGATACATATTGATGATGAAGGACATTCAGAAGGTTCTACTTCATCAGTTTCAAAAGTAAATGGCTTTGTTTTTCCCCGACCTAAGGATGTTCCTTCTGAGAAATCTAGGGATATGGATGCACAAAAATCTCATAATTCAAAGTTCAGAGAAGATACAGTTGTTCGTAGATTTGTTGGTTCTGCCATTTTGGATGAACCAAAGGTGGAAAATGCTTGTCACCACGGTTTAGTAGACCCCACAATCAACATGAAGGAAGCAATGGATGACATAAACAACATGTTTGGGAAGCCAATAGACTTTGTTAGAAAGAAAAGGTCACTGAAGCAAGAGAATGCACCGGAGAACAATAGTGGAAAGGAATTCGGTGGGTTTTCAATCCTTgccgatgatgatgatgacctCAAACAGAAACAAGGAGGTAAGCCAATAGATTTTGTTCGGAAAAAAAGATTAATGAAGCAGGAGAAAGCACCGGGGAACAACAGTGGAAAGGAACTCAGTGGGTTTTCGATACTTGCGGATGATGACCTCGAGCAGAAACAACGTCCTCCACTACCAAAATCGCGAGGAAAGTCAAAGGAATCAGATTTATTTGAGCCAACTCTCCACACAAAGGAAGCCATGGATGACATTAACATGATGTTTAATATGCCTCTGGATTTTTAG